CGCTCCGGGTTCGAGCGGTCGTCCCGATCAGGGCCGACAGCACCGGCGGCCGCGTTCGCCAGCGTCACAGACCGCGTCGCCCGTCCCCACCCGAGTCCGACGATACACATCGTTGCGCTGACTGCCAGTGAGGCTGGTATGCCGATCTGAGAGAGAAACGTGATGAGCGATGCGCTCACGATCTCGACGATCAGGGCGGCGAGAATCGGAAGATCAGTCAGGTCGTTGCCAACCGTATCGAGGGTCCGGCGGGCGATAGAGAACGCTCCGATCCCGATGGCAACGCTCGCCAGTACGACTCCTGCGTTCATCCCGATGGCCTCGTTTCCAACGAGCGGCGCAACCGCGTTAGCGGCGTTTGACGCCCCCGCGGCGAACGCCATATAGCAAGCGACCACAATAACGAGTGCGTTTGCTAGTAGCTCCTTGGTTGTCGTTTCCTCACTGATCGAGATGCGTGGATACGTACTCGTTCTATCGATTTCGAGTAATGATCCGTCGCTTTGGTCGACCGGAAATCGAACAGCGAGATGTGGGTACAGATATCGACCGACGACGGCACAGATCCAGAAGGCGATGATCGGAGCGATCAGCCACCAGACGACGATCCGACCGAGAACATCCCATCGGAGTGTCTTCGACGCCACACCCAATCCAGCGACAGCGCCGACGGCCGTCATCGATGTCGAGGCCGGAACGCCCGACAGATTCGAGACGAGAAGTGCGAGCCCAACGAACAACAGAACGCCCGCGGCGGCTTCGAGGGTGTAGACGCTCTGGGGCACAACCTTGACGCTGATCGTTCTGATCACGTTCTTTCCCCACGTGAATCCGCCAGCGAACGCAAACACCGTCATCAGGGCTGCGGCACCGAGCTTCGTGATGGATCTGCTTCCTACGGCAGGACCGAAGGCGACGCCAGTCGAAGAGCCACCGATGTTAATGCCGACAAACGCCGCTGTTCCCACCGCAAAGAGGAACAAGACACTGTCCATATGATGACTATAAAACGCTGTTACTTCCGTCGTTTGATGACAGCAGCAGCTTCTTCTGCAGCCTGCCGCCAACCGTACCCCCGAACGTAGACGTGGCGTTTGTTGTCGACGACCGCCTCGGGGGTCGCTTCCTCGAATCCCCCCCGATTCCACGTCCCGGATTCACGGAGCCAGTCTGTGACGTACTCTCGGGTTTCGCTCCAAGAGAGGCCGACCATCTCATAGTACGCGATGAGCGCAAAGACGGCGTGGTCGTGACAGCCGGGAACGCTTCCCTCCTCGTAGATGAGTCCCAGCGGCTCTTGGGACGGGACGGCGATCTGCTCTTTGAACGCCACTGGAGTGAGCAACTCCAGTGCACCGCCGGGTGTTTCACGGACGCGTTGATCGTGTCGGAGCCGACTGAGCGTCGCGGAATGCAGGCGATCCCACCGACCGGGTGACTCCTCGCGGAGTCGGCCTTCACGTTTTGCTCCTTGTGCAAGCGTGCTCAGAATGTCGATGTACGCCGCCTCGATGTCGGTCCACGGTGTCCCATCGAACCGACAATCGGGCGTGTGAAGGTTCGTCGTCGTTCGACAGTCCGGACACGGATACTGAAACTGCGCCACGAACGCTGGGTTTGCTCTCGGGATACAATATCGTTCGGATCCCGAGTGACGCGGGCTGTGGTGCCCTTCTGTCGACCGCCGTGCTTATTCGCTGGCACAGCGAAACGGGAGCATGGACGCCTACCACGCCCGCTACCCGTTTCTCGACGCGGCCCGAGACGCCGTTGCCAATGCGGACGTGGATCTTGGTTCGCTCGTAAGAACCAACAACGCAGTGGTCGAACGTGGCCGAGAACGGGTGATACGCGCACTCACCGAGGGGACCGTCGAATCCGACCGCCATGTGTCTTCTCGAACCGAGCTGCTATCGTACCCCATTGCACGGATGCTGGTTTCCTTGCTGGATACACCCGGTGCGGTGGAGAAGTATGCGGCTGTCGAAGCCACGACCGCCCGTACACGCATCGATGAGGAGCTAATGACGAGAACAGACCGACAGACTGACCAGTCGTTCTCGCTCGAAACGGTGTTGGCGGAGCTGGGATTGGACGGCGATGTCCAACGGCTAGACCGTCAGAAACGCCATGAAACGGTCTCCTATCGCGTCTCAGTCGATCGGTATCTCCAGTTCGCGCCCGGAGAGGCCGGATGGTCGCTCGTCCAGCGTGAACTGACTGCTGGGTCCGTCTTTGTGAGCCAATCGGAACTCCTCGAAATCCTCGGAAAGGCCATCGAAACACGGGTGCTCGATGGACTCCCATTCGTGGTTCCTCCCGAGATCGCAGAGCCACTCCGCCCAACCGTTCGGGAAATCCGAACTCAACTCGTAGGTATCGAGTATCCAGACGTCATCGATCGCTTCGAACCGGACGCATTCCCTGCCTGTATCGCCACGCTGCTCCAACGATCCGGCGACGACGAACTCGGTCAGGTGGAACGATTCACGCTCATCACGTTCCTCTCCGGCATCGGCCAGACGCCCGAGACGATTCCCGAGATCTGTGGTATCGACGACGAACAGTTCGTGTACGCGACGGAACGACTGGCGGGCCAAGCGGTCCCCTTCTCACCACCGAGCTTTGACACCATGCGCGCACACGGCATCTGTGAGGAAGACCATTCCGACTACGACCATCCTCTTGAGGCCTACGCCGCGGAACTCTCGGACGTCTCCACGGACAGCGAGTGAGCAACTGCCACAACGGGCGTGTGGTTCATACTGCTCGAACACCTACGTTTCGTGTGGAACCACATTCCCCAAACATCATGACGCATCCAGAACACTCACCAGCGTCATCGGCGGTTGCTCTCGCTCCGGATACCCGTCGTCTTCCACCACGGGCAGCACGGGCATGGACCGAGAAAATGCGCGCCAGAGCGCTTGGAAACGGAAAATATGTCGTCGTCGGGCAGAGCGAATCGGCGTACGAAGTCGACCTCCAGTCGGGGTGGTGTACGTGCCCTGACCACCAGTATCGAGGCGAACGATGCAAGCATCTCCGACGAGTTGCACTCGAAATAACGGGGGGTCGTCTTCCAGCTCCCGATCACCGAGCTGTCACCTGCTTGGCTTGTGGTCGACGCTCGTTCGTCCACACCGAGGAACCGGCGGTTTGTGAGGCGTGTCAGTTCACTCCGGGAACTACGGTTCGGGATCGGGAAACCGACGATCTGCTCGTCGTAGTCGAACAGACCGGAGACCGGGCGGACTGCGTGCTGATCGATGACGGAACTGTCGCCGACTACCCGACTAACGTCGGCTATCCCCACGGGGATCCCGTCGTTATGTGCGTCTACCCCTTTTCTGGGCCGTCAGACGAACCGTTCGAGCAACGACGACAGTACGCGTTTCCACACTCACGGCTCGAACGTGAATGGCGTCCACAGTCCGCGAGACAGGCGCGACTTCCCAACGCCACTAGTAGTCAGTGAGCGCCGTTTTCGTGGATTCGCCCGTAAGCTCGGTGAGATCCGTCCCCGAGGAAAGTGCTGTTTCGCGTTTCACGCGGTAGTTTCCCCCCTCGGTGACGTACAGATCGCCCGGATGGAAGAAATACCAGTCTTCGCGGTCGAACCGCACGCCGATACGGGGTTTCGCGCCGAAATTCCGCGCGAAGAAAACGAGACTCTCAACCTCCTCTCCAGAGAGATAGATCGAGTCGCTACCACTCGATTTCGCTTCGATCGCGTAAAAGACCGATCCGTTGCCCGCGAGCACGTCCGGTAACTCTCGTTCGGTTGCGCTCCCACTTGCGGGCGCGCGCATCACCGCGAACCCGTGCTCGTCGAGCAGGTTGACAAGCTCTCGTTCTCGCCGTTCTCCCTTGCGATTCGCCATCGTATCCGTCTCTTGGGGGGATACCTAAAGGGATAGCGGTCGATTGAAGCTTTCAACCCGACCAACTCCCGTTCCGTTTCCTGACGACCCTTTAGGAACCTAGGCGAGTTTAGTATTATTAATAATTATGTTTATAGTGAATGGCGTCGTTGCACCGATACGCGCCATTCGGTGCAGATCAATCATGACACGGTACACTGACATCGAGAACATAGGAACGCCGACGGTCACACTTCTCTACAGTGACGATAGCACAGAAACGATGGAAGAGTTAGTTTGGAGCCACCGGTTGGAGTGAATCGTACAACCACGACCTAAGTCACGTTTCTGTACGCCACAACGCAAAGGGCTTGGGTGTTGGGCCGTCAGTTCGGGGTATGGTATCGGAAGGGAGCGTGTATGCCTGATCCGTTCTCACAATCTCCGGAGTTTCGGAAGTTCGCGCTGTATCGCCACACAGACGCCTCGGGCGTATCCGGCACTGGAATCGTCGCTTACGGCGTGCAGTTTCCACCGCCCAACGGGAAATGTGTCGTCGCGTGGATCACCGACGTCGGTAGCGTTAGCGTCTACGATGACATCAACGACGTACAAGCCGTCCACGGCCACGAGGGCGATACCGACGTCATTTGGGAGTAATCGACGTTCGACGGAGATGCCATCGCGACGGTTGTCTGAGCGATGTCGGCCATACTGGCCTAGTCGTCGGTTGTCACTCCCGAATCGGCGTCAGACCGGTGAGAGCGTGGTATTACTGTGGTCGATTCGGCAGTGTCTTCGTCTCCAGTGTACTGTCGAGCGACGCGGTAGCTGCCATAGAGGATCACGAGGAGGAACAGCGAGAATGGGAGCGCCATCGTCACAGACAGCGATTCGATAGCACTGAACTCTTCGAGTCTGAGCGATATCATGCCGAAGACGGCCAGCAGTGCTCCCCACCACGCACGATTTCGTGGGTTGGGTTCTTCGGTGCCGAGCGTGATCGCAGACAGCATGTACACGGCTGAATCGAGCGAGGTGATGATGTAGCCCGCGATGACGAAACAGAACAACACCGCCAACACCGTTCCGTATGGCGTGATGTTGAGGGCTGTAGCGATCGCAGCTGGCTCGCTGGTTTCTATCGCCTGAGCGATCGGTTCCTGATTACCGGGTGCGAGCACCCACCCACCGATGAGCGAGTGTTGAATCCACGTGAAAACTGTAGGAACCACCACGAGTACGGCGAACATCTCCCGCAGTGTTCGACCCTTCGAGACGCGCGCAACGAAGCTCCCCACGAAGATGCTCCATGCGGCCCACCAGGCCCACCAGAATCCGGTCAGCCCGGCCGCCCCGTTGGCGCTGCCGCTCGGTGCGGTGTACAGCGTCAGTCGGAACATCTCGCTGAGCCAAACCCCCGTTGCGTCTAGGCCCAACTCGAACATGTAGAGGGTCGGTCCGACCACGACGAGCAGCGCCATTGCAAGCGCGATGCACACGACGGTCACGCGGGCAGCGTTGCGGATCCCCGAACGAAGCCCGAGCCAGACGTCTAGGAGGAAGATGATCCCGATGAGTCCAAAGACCGCGTAGGTCAAGGCCGCCGCTTCGAACCCGAAGACACGCCCAATGATGGCAGACATCGTCTGTGCGCTGAATCCAAGCGTTGTTGCGATCCCGCCGATGATGGCGATGAGTGCCGCCGCATCGATGACCCAATAAACAACGGATCTCGAACCCTCTATGTCAGTGAGCCAATCGGGTAGCCACTTCCAGCCACGAATGCCGGTGAGCATCGAGCTGATCTTGTATTCGCTGACACCGTGCGTGTATACGGTGATCCCGAACGCCATCGCAACGGGGAGATACCACATCGCTAGCCCGGGAAACACTTCGTGGATGAACATGAACGCCAGCGCCATTGACTCGGTGGTCGCACCTTCAACCGGTGCGGGCGAGGGCGGTGATTTGACGATCTGGATCGGCTCGGCGACGCCCCAGATGAGAATGGACGCGCCAAAGCCAACCGTAAACACCATCGACACCCATGAAAACAGACCGAATTCCGGTTCGGTGTCCGGGCCACCGATACGGATCTGGCCGTATTTCGAGGCCATAAACATCACTGTACCGATCAGTAGCACGAATCCAAGCAGAATGAACCACCACTCGAAATACGTGAGTATCCAGCTTTGAGTGTCGGTGAGTACGTCGCTCAGAAACGTCGGAGCGAGCAGCCCGACGGCTCCCAACGCTAGCATCACGGTCATCGTTACACCGAACAGTACTCGTTCAGATCTTGAGGTCTCTTCTAGACCCAAAATGTACCACGATCCCATTATCGGTTATTCGTCGAAACCGCTCGCTCACTGCTTCTCGAACGATCACGAACATTGCTGTCGCTACTGCTATCGGTGTTTCGGTTCATACACCAATGTACATCCAACCCAATCGATTGTCACTGAAAAGCTCGTTGCTCCTATGATCCAAAGTAAGAGCTTTTCTCTCGACGGATGTCAACGTGTCACCTGATCGGTTCAAGGTACGCTCGGAGGCAAAAAGCGTCCCTCCTCATCGACTCGAAATCTGTATCGCGCCTATCGATCAGATCGACGTTTGTCCCTTCGATACGTTTTATACTCCACTCCGTGATGTACTGCGATACTGGGGTATCGAACGATACGTCATTCACATCCAATAGTAACAATGGAGAATGTAGGTCCGATCGACGACGCATCACAACGTAATACTCGCCGAGACAGCCAGAGAGTGGTCTGTCTTCGAGACAACGTTACAAATGAACGTTGATGCACATTGGATACTGATGACAATAGTGAATGTCGTACATGTTGTTAAGAATTGAGCGTACCTCAGTATAGACTAATCATGACATCGAAACTTCGCACGGCATTGACCGCTGTCTTGTTGTTGAGTCTCGTCGCAGGTGGCATGGGTACCGCTGCGGCCGCAGAGACCGATATCAACAGTGGAGAGACGACGGTCGTCAACGACAATGATCTCGTCGACATCGACGACACCCTGAACAACATCAGCACGAACGTCTTGGGCGTTCAGGTTGACGACTCCAACATAGCTCTCCTCTCCAGCATCTCTGGGTAGCGTTACAAGTAGATCCATTTTTTACACGACGATCCGATCGTTTAGCGTCGGTGCGCTCGCGTCATAGCCGTCCGTCCGGAGTTCGGTCGCAAACGAGACGCAGTCGTCGCCGTGATTGAGGAGGACTGTCGTGTTTCGATACGATTCGAGGAATTCGAACAGTCCGTTTCGATCCGCATGTGCCGAGAAATCGAACGATTTCACGCGGGCACTCACGGGTAGTACGCGTCCGTCGATCTCTGCTCGTCCGGTTTCGAGTAGCTCCCGGCCCGGCGTTCCCTCGACTTGGTAGCCGGTGAGCGCGACCGCGTTCGTGGGATCCGACCGGATCGCTGGGAGGTACGTCATCACCGGGCCTCCGGTCACCATGCCAGCAGTCGTGAGTATCGTCGTGTTCGTATCCGCAATGCGTCTGCGCTGTTCGTCGCCGTCGGAGACAGTTCTGATGGCGGATTTTGCGCGCCGAAACGCGTCCGGATCTCGGAGGTAGTTCGGATACTGGCTGAACAGCTCCGTCACACGGGTGCCCATTCCATCCACGTGACAGTCGATGTCATTGGCCGTACAGATCATGCTCAGTTCCTGTGTCCGTCCGATCGCAAACACCGGGACGACGACCGTTCCGCCGTTCCAGACGGTCGTTCGGACACTTTCGACGAACTGGCGTTCCAGTTCGGTTCGGTCGGTGTGTTTTACGTCGGCGTACGTGCTCTCACAGATCACTACGTCCGCCTCGGGACGGGCGGTCGTGCCGGCAACCAGCCGTTGGTCGTCGGTGTGAAAATCGCCGGTGTACAGCAGGCGTGTCTCCCCGTCGTCGACGAGAACGTGGGCACTGCCGGGGATGTGACCCGCGTCGTACAGCGTGATC
The sequence above is drawn from the Halocatena salina genome and encodes:
- a CDS encoding inorganic phosphate transporter; its protein translation is MDSVLFLFAVGTAAFVGINIGGSSTGVAFGPAVGSRSITKLGAAALMTVFAFAGGFTWGKNVIRTISVKVVPQSVYTLEAAAGVLLFVGLALLVSNLSGVPASTSMTAVGAVAGLGVASKTLRWDVLGRIVVWWLIAPIIAFWICAVVGRYLYPHLAVRFPVDQSDGSLLEIDRTSTYPRISISEETTTKELLANALVIVVACYMAFAAGASNAANAVAPLVGNEAIGMNAGVVLASVAIGIGAFSIARRTLDTVGNDLTDLPILAALIVEIVSASLITFLSQIGIPASLAVSATMCIVGLGWGRATRSVTLANAAAGAVGPDRDDRSNPERSSSATGNVENPGEVPEIGVPDPNTFSARELFDPSATARVVVLWMLTPSFAAIAAYLMFEFVVGL
- a CDS encoding DUF7474 family protein, whose product is MAQFQYPCPDCRTTTNLHTPDCRFDGTPWTDIEAAYIDILSTLAQGAKREGRLREESPGRWDRLHSATLSRLRHDQRVRETPGGALELLTPVAFKEQIAVPSQEPLGLIYEEGSVPGCHDHAVFALIAYYEMVGLSWSETREYVTDWLRESGTWNRGGFEEATPEAVVDNKRHVYVRGYGWRQAAEEAAAVIKRRK
- a CDS encoding DNA primase regulatory subunit PriL (p41; involved in priming for DNA replication; forms a heterodimer of small and large subunit (Pfup41 and Pfup46); primase from Pyrococcus furiosus uses deoxyribonucleotides as a substrate and can synthesize long DNA strands in vitro which means it may be involved in both de novo primer synthesis and elongation; enzyme from Sulfolobus solfataricus has higher affinity for ribonucleotides and also possesses 3'-terminal nucleotidyl transferase activity; priming is stimulated by thymine-rich synthetic bubbles); the encoded protein is MDAYHARYPFLDAARDAVANADVDLGSLVRTNNAVVERGRERVIRALTEGTVESDRHVSSRTELLSYPIARMLVSLLDTPGAVEKYAAVEATTARTRIDEELMTRTDRQTDQSFSLETVLAELGLDGDVQRLDRQKRHETVSYRVSVDRYLQFAPGEAGWSLVQRELTAGSVFVSQSELLEILGKAIETRVLDGLPFVVPPEIAEPLRPTVREIRTQLVGIEYPDVIDRFEPDAFPACIATLLQRSGDDELGQVERFTLITFLSGIGQTPETIPEICGIDDEQFVYATERLAGQAVPFSPPSFDTMRAHGICEEDHSDYDHPLEAYAAELSDVSTDSE
- a CDS encoding SWIM zinc finger family protein; translation: MTHPEHSPASSAVALAPDTRRLPPRAARAWTEKMRARALGNGKYVVVGQSESAYEVDLQSGWCTCPDHQYRGERCKHLRRVALEITGGRLPAPDHRAVTCLACGRRSFVHTEEPAVCEACQFTPGTTVRDRETDDLLVVVEQTGDRADCVLIDDGTVADYPTNVGYPHGDPVVMCVYPFSGPSDEPFEQRRQYAFPHSRLEREWRPQSARQARLPNATSSQ
- the hjc gene encoding Holliday junction resolvase Hjc, which produces MANRKGERRERELVNLLDEHGFAVMRAPASGSATERELPDVLAGNGSVFYAIEAKSSGSDSIYLSGEEVESLVFFARNFGAKPRIGVRFDREDWYFFHPGDLYVTEGGNYRVKRETALSSGTDLTELTGESTKTALTDY
- a CDS encoding BCCT family transporter encodes the protein MGSWYILGLEETSRSERVLFGVTMTVMLALGAVGLLAPTFLSDVLTDTQSWILTYFEWWFILLGFVLLIGTVMFMASKYGQIRIGGPDTEPEFGLFSWVSMVFTVGFGASILIWGVAEPIQIVKSPPSPAPVEGATTESMALAFMFIHEVFPGLAMWYLPVAMAFGITVYTHGVSEYKISSMLTGIRGWKWLPDWLTDIEGSRSVVYWVIDAAALIAIIGGIATTLGFSAQTMSAIIGRVFGFEAAALTYAVFGLIGIIFLLDVWLGLRSGIRNAARVTVVCIALAMALLVVVGPTLYMFELGLDATGVWLSEMFRLTLYTAPSGSANGAAGLTGFWWAWWAAWSIFVGSFVARVSKGRTLREMFAVLVVVPTVFTWIQHSLIGGWVLAPGNQEPIAQAIETSEPAAIATALNITPYGTVLAVLFCFVIAGYIITSLDSAVYMLSAITLGTEEPNPRNRAWWGALLAVFGMISLRLEEFSAIESLSVTMALPFSLFLLVILYGSYRVARQYTGDEDTAESTTVIPRSHRSDADSGVTTDD
- a CDS encoding MBL fold metallo-hydrolase; the encoded protein is MELRFLGGAREVGRSAVLVNDTLLLDYGMMNDTPPRFPVGSVAPEAVVLSHGHLDHVGALPSLLSGTDRPAIHWTPPTRELTHLLARDTLKLHGGTYDCPFTEEEVRRMREVSTAHAYGEPFEAAGHEITLYDAGHIPGSAHVLVDDGETRLLYTGDFHTDDQRLVAGTTARPEADVVICESTYADVKHTDRTELERQFVESVRTTVWNGGTVVVPVFAIGRTQELSMICTANDIDCHVDGMGTRVTELFSQYPNYLRDPDAFRRAKSAIRTVSDGDEQRRRIADTNTTILTTAGMVTGGPVMTYLPAIRSDPTNAVALTGYQVEGTPGRELLETGRAEIDGRVLPVSARVKSFDFSAHADRNGLFEFLESYRNTTVLLNHGDDCVSFATELRTDGYDASAPTLNDRIVV